From uncultured Roseateles sp., the proteins below share one genomic window:
- a CDS encoding transporter substrate-binding domain-containing protein, whose amino-acid sequence MRALVLALLGGLSCLSGHTAAAENLTLLTEEYPPYNMSGKDGAVGLSTEIVRELMKATGTEYSIAVYPWARAIALARTQVNTCVFSMSRTPEREPLYKWVGPLVANEWTLFAKRPASRPDSIEATMHTRIGSYQGDAIVTWLQTRGHMVEIAPNDDVNPRKLMLDRIDFWATGRLIGQFRLKQQNLEGAIEPVLTFNRTEMYLACQRGMPDETIARLNRELEGLVKRGVVRKIYSDHGYAP is encoded by the coding sequence ATGCGCGCTCTTGTCCTTGCATTGCTTGGCGGTCTGAGTTGCCTGTCGGGCCACACGGCGGCGGCCGAGAACCTGACCCTGCTGACCGAAGAGTATCCGCCCTACAACATGAGCGGCAAGGACGGCGCGGTGGGCCTGTCCACCGAGATCGTGCGCGAGCTGATGAAGGCCACCGGCACCGAGTACAGCATCGCCGTCTATCCCTGGGCCCGGGCCATTGCGCTGGCCCGCACCCAGGTCAACACCTGCGTGTTCTCGATGTCACGCACGCCCGAGCGCGAGCCGCTGTACAAGTGGGTCGGCCCGCTGGTCGCCAACGAGTGGACCTTGTTTGCCAAGCGCCCCGCCAGCCGCCCCGACTCGATCGAGGCCACCATGCACACCCGCATAGGCAGTTACCAGGGTGACGCCATCGTCACCTGGCTGCAGACGCGCGGCCATATGGTGGAAATCGCCCCCAATGATGACGTCAACCCCCGCAAGCTGATGCTGGACCGCATCGACTTCTGGGCCACCGGCAGGCTGATCGGCCAGTTCCGACTGAAGCAGCAGAACCTGGAAGGTGCGATCGAGCCGGTGCTGACCTTCAACCGCACCGAGATGTATCTGGCCTGCCAGCGCGGCATGCCCGACGAGACCATCGCCCGGCTGAACCGCGAACTCGAGGGCCTGGTCAAGCGGGGCGTGGTGCGCAAGATCTACTCGGACCACGGCTACGCGCCCTGA
- a CDS encoding ABC transporter ATP-binding protein, which yields MNKTPLVSLHQVHKRFPSGLLALQNVGLDLHPGEFVSLLGPSGCGKSTVLRLIAGLDQASSGEVEAPALGGTAAADTAFVFQEPTLMPWASVFDNVWLPLRLQGVAREVAAERVCQVLASVGLAEFERAFPAELSGGMKMRASIARALVTRPRLLLMDEPFAALDEITRQKLNTDLLDWWQRQQLAALFVTHSVFEAVFLSQRVLVMAARPGRVVAEVRVDAPYPRTAAFRTSASYASICRELTLALEAAHAFDDQEAAS from the coding sequence ATGAACAAAACGCCTCTTGTCTCGCTGCATCAGGTGCACAAGCGCTTCCCGTCCGGCCTGCTGGCCTTGCAGAACGTCGGCCTGGACCTGCACCCCGGTGAGTTCGTCTCGCTGCTGGGCCCGTCGGGTTGCGGCAAGAGCACGGTGCTGCGCCTGATCGCCGGGCTCGACCAGGCCAGCAGCGGCGAGGTCGAGGCCCCGGCGCTGGGTGGAACGGCTGCCGCAGACACGGCCTTCGTGTTCCAGGAGCCGACGCTGATGCCCTGGGCCAGCGTGTTCGACAACGTCTGGCTGCCGTTGCGCCTGCAGGGCGTGGCACGGGAGGTGGCGGCCGAACGTGTGTGTCAGGTGCTGGCCAGCGTCGGCCTGGCCGAGTTCGAGCGGGCCTTCCCGGCCGAGCTGTCGGGTGGCATGAAGATGCGTGCCTCGATCGCCCGGGCCCTGGTCACCCGCCCCCGGCTGCTGCTGATGGATGAACCCTTTGCTGCGCTGGACGAAATCACCCGGCAGAAGCTCAACACCGATCTGCTGGACTGGTGGCAGCGCCAGCAGCTGGCGGCCCTGTTCGTCACCCACAGCGTGTTCGAGGCGGTGTTCCTGAGCCAGCGGGTGCTGGTGATGGCGGCCCGCCCGGGCCGTGTCGTGGCCGAGGTGCGGGTCGATGCGCCCTATCCGCGCACGGCAGCCTTCCGTACCTCGGCCAGCTATGCGTCCATCTGCCGCGAGCTGACCCTGGCGCTGGAAGCGGCCCATGCCTTCGATGACCAGGAGGCCGCGTCTTGA
- a CDS encoding ABC transporter permease, protein MSRSWVWPTVVLGGLLLGWELLVRLAQIPAYTLPAPSLVATTLYANFGSLAGSWWYTLKITFGALALACLGGVLIASVFALSRPLERALFPVAVVLQVTPIVAVAPLILIYVESTTAALLLCAWIVAFFPILSNTVIGLRAAENNLRDLFRLYRATRWQRLRLLLAPTALPYFVAGLKISGGLSLIGAVTAEMVAGAAGRETGLASRILEASFRTETPKMFAALTLLVATGVLIFCLFNSLSRRLLGRWHASESARSD, encoded by the coding sequence TTGAGCCGCTCGTGGGTGTGGCCCACAGTCGTGCTGGGCGGCCTGCTGCTGGGCTGGGAGCTGCTGGTGCGGCTGGCGCAGATTCCGGCCTACACCCTGCCCGCGCCCTCGCTGGTGGCCACCACGCTGTATGCCAACTTCGGGTCCCTGGCCGGCAGCTGGTGGTACACCTTGAAGATCACCTTCGGCGCGCTGGCCCTGGCCTGCCTGGGCGGCGTGCTGATCGCCTCGGTGTTCGCCCTGTCCCGGCCGCTGGAGCGGGCGCTGTTCCCGGTCGCCGTGGTGCTGCAGGTCACGCCCATCGTCGCGGTGGCGCCCTTGATACTGATCTATGTCGAGAGCACCACGGCGGCCCTGCTGCTGTGCGCCTGGATCGTCGCCTTCTTCCCGATACTGTCGAACACGGTGATAGGCCTGCGCGCGGCCGAGAACAATCTGCGCGATCTGTTCCGCCTCTACCGCGCCACCCGCTGGCAGCGCCTGCGCCTGCTGCTGGCGCCGACCGCCCTGCCCTATTTCGTCGCCGGGCTGAAGATCTCCGGCGGGCTGAGCCTGATCGGCGCGGTCACAGCCGAGATGGTGGCCGGGGCGGCCGGCCGCGAGACCGGCCTGGCCTCGCGCATCCTCGAGGCCAGCTTTCGCACCGAGACGCCGAAGATGTTCGCGGCGCTGACGCTCTTGGTCGCCACCGGGGTGCTGATCTTCTGCTTGTTCAACAGCCTGTCGCGCCGTTTGCTGGGGCGCTGGCATGCGTCAGAATCTGCACGCTCCGATTGA
- the ureG gene encoding urease accessory protein UreG gives MSTSLHNIPGRTKKLPPLRVGIGGPVGSGKTTLLEMLCKAMRERYDLVVVTNDIYTKEDQRLLTVSGALEPERIVGVETGGCPHTAIREDASINLEAVDQMLKAFPQADIVFIESGGDNLAATFSPELSDLTIYVIDVAGGEKIPRKGGPGITKSDLLVINKIDLAPYVGANLDVMRDDTHRMRGARPFVMTNLKTQAGLDEVIRFIEQKGLMLA, from the coding sequence ATGAGCACTTCGCTACATAACATCCCGGGCCGCACCAAGAAGCTGCCCCCGCTGCGCGTCGGCATCGGTGGCCCGGTCGGTTCGGGCAAGACCACCTTGCTGGAAATGCTCTGCAAGGCGATGCGCGAGCGCTACGACCTGGTGGTCGTGACCAACGACATCTACACCAAGGAAGACCAGCGCCTGCTGACCGTCTCCGGCGCCTTGGAGCCGGAACGCATCGTGGGCGTGGAGACCGGTGGCTGCCCGCACACGGCGATACGCGAAGACGCATCGATCAATCTGGAGGCGGTGGACCAGATGCTGAAGGCCTTTCCACAGGCCGACATCGTCTTCATCGAGAGCGGCGGCGACAACCTGGCCGCCACCTTCAGCCCCGAACTGTCGGACCTGACGATTTACGTCATCGACGTGGCCGGCGGCGAGAAGATCCCGCGCAAGGGCGGGCCCGGCATCACCAAGAGCGATCTGCTGGTCATCAACAAGATCGACCTGGCGCCCTACGTCGGCGCCAATCTGGATGTGATGCGCGACGACACCCACCGCATGCGCGGCGCCCGGCCCTTCGTGATGACCAATTTGAAGACCCAGGCCGGGTTGGACGAGGTGATACGTTTCATCGAGCAGAAGGGTTTGATGCTGGCCTGA
- a CDS encoding ABC transporter substrate-binding protein produces MRTSLSLIALALLAATGAQAQDKITFATNWKAQAAHGGFYQAVADGTYKKYGLDVTIQQGGPSVNNRPLLPAGRIDFLMTGNLLHSFDNVKNGVPTVVVAAMFQKDPQALIAHPGQGYENFDTLKNAPLALIAKDGQFSWWQWLKVTHGFKDEVLKPYNYNLAPFLANKKAIQQGYSVAEPIYVENQGKFKPVVHLLADHGFSTYSTVIEARTDTVKNKAELVQRFVDASALGWVNYLYGDRKAASALMIKDNPEMTEAEMEASVALMKSQGIVDSGEALKGGIGAMGAPRIKDFYEQMVKAGLYKAGEVDLSKVATFQFVNKGVGVDLKAKLTAK; encoded by the coding sequence GTGCGTACCTCCCTCAGCCTCATCGCCCTCGCTTTGCTCGCCGCCACCGGTGCCCAGGCGCAAGACAAGATCACTTTTGCAACCAACTGGAAGGCCCAGGCCGCCCACGGCGGCTTCTACCAGGCCGTCGCCGACGGCACCTACAAGAAGTACGGCCTGGACGTGACCATCCAGCAGGGCGGGCCCTCGGTCAACAACCGGCCCCTGCTGCCGGCCGGCCGCATCGACTTCCTGATGACCGGCAATCTGCTGCACAGCTTCGACAATGTGAAGAACGGCGTGCCCACCGTCGTGGTGGCGGCGATGTTCCAGAAAGACCCGCAGGCGCTGATCGCCCACCCGGGCCAGGGCTACGAGAACTTCGACACGCTGAAGAACGCGCCACTGGCGCTGATCGCCAAGGACGGCCAGTTCAGCTGGTGGCAGTGGCTGAAGGTCACCCACGGCTTCAAGGACGAGGTGCTGAAGCCCTACAACTACAACCTGGCGCCCTTTCTGGCCAACAAGAAGGCGATCCAGCAGGGCTACTCGGTGGCCGAGCCCATCTATGTCGAGAACCAGGGCAAGTTCAAGCCGGTCGTGCACCTGCTGGCCGACCATGGCTTCTCGACCTACTCGACGGTGATAGAGGCGCGCACCGACACGGTCAAGAACAAGGCGGAGCTGGTGCAGCGCTTCGTCGATGCCTCGGCCCTGGGCTGGGTCAACTACCTCTACGGTGACCGCAAGGCGGCCAGCGCGCTGATGATCAAGGACAACCCCGAGATGACCGAGGCCGAGATGGAGGCCTCGGTGGCGCTGATGAAGAGCCAGGGCATCGTCGACTCCGGCGAGGCCTTGAAGGGCGGCATCGGCGCCATGGGTGCGCCGCGCATCAAGGACTTCTACGAGCAGATGGTCAAGGCCGGGCTGTACAAGGCCGGCGAGGTGGACCTGAGCAAGGTGGCCACCTTCCAGTTCGTCAACAAGGGCGTAGGCGTCGATCTCAAGGCCAAGCTGACGGCAAAGTAG
- a CDS encoding urease accessory UreF family protein, with the protein MHPLTLPPARLLQLMWLASPALPVGGFSYSEGLEAACESRLVTNEVEARVWLTDQLQLSLARFDLPLTALAVAAWASPDAARLQELNDWMLHTRESAEFRRQTEQTGRSLAEWLKLRLDADDARLLLLHGLQPAPTWPLAFALAASVVGAPPREALLALAFSWAENQVQAAIKAVPLGQSAGQRILMSLSLAITDAVEGALTLPPEQMQAFTPMLAILSAQHEAQYSRIFRS; encoded by the coding sequence ATGCACCCCCTGACCCTGCCCCCGGCCCGCCTGCTGCAGCTGATGTGGCTGGCCTCGCCGGCCCTGCCGGTCGGCGGGTTCAGCTATTCCGAGGGCCTGGAGGCGGCCTGCGAATCGCGCCTGGTGACCAACGAGGTCGAGGCCCGGGTCTGGCTGACCGACCAGTTGCAGCTGTCGCTGGCGCGCTTCGATCTGCCGCTGACGGCGCTGGCCGTCGCAGCCTGGGCGTCACCCGATGCCGCGCGGCTGCAGGAGCTCAACGACTGGATGCTGCACACCCGCGAGAGCGCCGAGTTCCGCCGCCAGACCGAGCAGACCGGCCGCTCGCTGGCCGAATGGCTGAAGCTGAGGCTGGATGCCGACGATGCCAGGCTGCTGCTGCTGCATGGCCTGCAGCCGGCGCCGACCTGGCCGCTGGCCTTTGCTCTCGCCGCCAGCGTCGTCGGTGCGCCGCCGCGCGAGGCCCTGCTGGCCCTGGCCTTCAGCTGGGCCGAGAATCAGGTGCAGGCGGCGATCAAGGCCGTGCCGCTGGGCCAGAGCGCCGGCCAGCGCATCCTGATGAGCCTGAGCCTGGCCATCACCGATGCCGTGGAGGGCGCGCTGACGCTGCCACCCGAACAGATGCAGGCCTTCACCCCGATGCTGGCGATACTGAGCGCTCAACATGAAGCGCAGTACAGCCGCATTTTCAGATCCTAG
- a CDS encoding DNA-binding response regulator — protein MKTSEFVLPTAPWPDGRAAASPQHGAFPEALQSPGNSACVLIVDEHAANLQVLQDVLEESGYNVAVARSVAHALLIAPGWCPDLVLLDQDLCAHEGMGQVSRLLAMPGFAHVPGILMGPRPDSEQVLAALEAGCVDTIPKPVRAREVLARVAVHVRGRREARQARQALDAFGHASLVLRSVDGARIWHTPLASQLMHFHFEVPEMVTPPSVLRWLRQSIASSQPGAMISARGGRRLELSLHGQTGDDEWLVMMRESSDAVLIDGIAQGLRLTLREAEVLYWVVKGKINRDIGAILGMSPQTVKKHLEHVFAKLGVETRTAAAAQALGRVRGLSN, from the coding sequence ATGAAGACCTCAGAGTTCGTCCTCCCCACCGCGCCCTGGCCCGACGGCAGAGCCGCGGCGTCACCCCAACATGGTGCATTTCCGGAGGCTTTGCAAAGCCCGGGCAACAGCGCCTGCGTGTTGATCGTGGACGAGCATGCGGCGAATCTGCAGGTGCTGCAAGACGTGCTGGAGGAATCGGGCTACAACGTGGCCGTCGCACGCAGCGTAGCCCATGCATTGCTGATTGCACCAGGCTGGTGCCCCGACCTGGTGCTGCTGGACCAGGATTTGTGCGCCCACGAGGGTATGGGCCAGGTCAGCCGCCTCTTGGCCATGCCCGGTTTTGCCCATGTGCCCGGCATCCTGATGGGCCCCAGACCTGACAGCGAGCAGGTGCTGGCCGCACTGGAGGCCGGTTGTGTGGACACCATCCCCAAACCGGTGCGCGCCCGCGAGGTGCTGGCCCGGGTGGCCGTCCATGTGCGGGGCCGGCGCGAGGCCCGCCAGGCCCGCCAGGCGCTCGATGCCTTCGGCCATGCCTCGCTGGTGCTGCGCTCCGTCGATGGCGCGCGCATCTGGCACACGCCCTTGGCCAGCCAGCTGATGCACTTCCACTTCGAGGTGCCCGAGATGGTGACCCCGCCCAGCGTGCTGCGCTGGCTGCGCCAATCGATTGCGTCCTCACAGCCCGGCGCGATGATCAGCGCCCGGGGCGGCCGCAGGCTGGAGCTGAGCCTGCATGGCCAGACCGGAGACGACGAATGGCTGGTGATGATGCGCGAGTCGTCCGACGCCGTGCTGATCGACGGCATCGCCCAGGGCCTGCGCCTGACCCTGCGCGAGGCCGAGGTGCTGTACTGGGTCGTCAAGGGCAAGATCAACCGCGACATCGGCGCCATCCTGGGCATGAGCCCGCAGACGGTGAAAAAACACCTGGAGCATGTGTTCGCCAAGCTGGGCGTGGAGACGCGCACGGCGGCGGCGGCGCAGGCCTTGGGAAGGGTCCGCGGGCTCTCAAACTAG
- the ureC gene encoding urease subunit alpha, with amino-acid sequence MATVGRRAYAEMFGPTVGDRVRLADTNLIIEVEKDLTLLAGGYGEEVKFGGGKTVRDGMGQSQRVNGPGRLDAMDCVITNALILDYWGIVKADIGLRGGRIAHIGKAGNPDVMPGVDIVIGPGTEIIAGEGLIVTAGGVDSHIHFICPQQIEEALMSGVTTMIGGGTGPATGTLATTCTPGPDAMAMMLRAAEAFPMNLGFLGKGNASRPEALRQQVEAGAIGLKLHEDWGSTPAAIDNCLSVAEEHDVQVALHSDTLNESGFVEDTMAAFKGRTIHCFHTEGAGGGHAPDILRVVGESNVLPSSTNPTRPFTINTIDEHLDMLMVCHHLDASIAEDLAFAESRIRRETIAAEDILHDLGAISMFSSDSQAMGRVGETLIRCWQTAHKMKAQRGGLPGDGARNDNARVKRYVAKLSINPARAHGIAHEVGSVEPGKWADLVLWRPAFFGVKPSLVIKGGYIAAALMGDANASIPTPQPVHYRPMFASFGGAIAQTSLTFLSQAAQDSGVADKLGLKRRTVAVKGCRSVKKQDMAHNDYTPTMSIDPQTYEVRADGQHLHCEPATELPMAQRYFLF; translated from the coding sequence ATGGCCACAGTCGGACGACGTGCCTATGCCGAGATGTTCGGCCCGACGGTGGGCGACCGCGTGCGCCTGGCCGACACCAATCTGATCATCGAGGTCGAGAAGGATCTGACCCTCTTGGCCGGCGGCTATGGCGAGGAAGTGAAGTTCGGCGGCGGCAAGACGGTGCGCGACGGCATGGGCCAGAGCCAGCGCGTCAACGGCCCGGGCCGGCTGGACGCGATGGACTGCGTCATCACCAATGCGCTGATTCTTGACTACTGGGGCATCGTCAAGGCCGACATCGGCCTGCGCGGTGGGCGCATCGCCCATATCGGCAAGGCCGGCAACCCGGACGTGATGCCCGGAGTCGATATCGTCATTGGCCCCGGCACCGAGATCATTGCCGGCGAGGGGCTGATCGTCACCGCCGGCGGCGTTGATTCGCACATCCACTTCATCTGCCCGCAGCAGATCGAAGAGGCGCTGATGAGCGGCGTGACGACGATGATTGGCGGCGGCACCGGCCCGGCCACCGGCACCCTGGCCACCACCTGCACGCCGGGGCCCGATGCCATGGCGATGATGCTGCGCGCGGCCGAGGCCTTTCCGATGAATCTGGGCTTTCTGGGCAAGGGCAATGCCAGCCGGCCCGAGGCGCTGCGCCAGCAGGTCGAGGCCGGCGCGATCGGCCTGAAGCTGCACGAGGACTGGGGCAGCACGCCGGCGGCCATCGACAACTGCCTGAGCGTGGCCGAGGAGCACGACGTGCAGGTGGCCTTGCACAGTGACACCTTGAACGAATCGGGCTTTGTCGAAGACACGATGGCCGCCTTCAAGGGCCGCACCATCCACTGCTTCCACACCGAGGGCGCCGGCGGCGGCCATGCACCGGACATCCTGCGCGTGGTCGGCGAATCGAATGTGCTGCCCTCGTCAACGAATCCGACGCGGCCATTCACGATCAACACCATCGACGAGCATCTGGACATGCTGATGGTCTGCCACCACCTCGATGCGTCCATTGCCGAGGACCTGGCCTTTGCCGAAAGCCGCATCCGCCGCGAGACGATTGCGGCCGAAGACATCCTGCACGACCTCGGCGCGATCAGCATGTTCTCCAGCGACAGCCAGGCGATGGGCCGCGTTGGCGAGACCCTGATCCGCTGCTGGCAGACGGCGCACAAGATGAAGGCGCAGCGCGGCGGCCTGCCGGGTGACGGCGCCCGCAACGACAACGCCCGGGTCAAGCGCTATGTCGCCAAGCTGAGCATCAACCCGGCGCGGGCCCATGGCATTGCGCATGAAGTCGGCTCGGTCGAGCCGGGCAAATGGGCTGATCTGGTGCTGTGGCGGCCGGCCTTCTTCGGCGTCAAACCCTCGCTGGTGATCAAGGGCGGCTATATTGCCGCGGCGCTGATGGGCGACGCCAATGCCTCTATCCCGACGCCGCAGCCGGTGCATTACCGGCCGATGTTCGCCAGCTTCGGTGGCGCCATCGCCCAGACCTCGCTGACCTTTCTGAGCCAGGCCGCGCAAGACAGCGGCGTGGCCGACAAGCTGGGCCTGAAGCGCCGCACGGTGGCTGTGAAGGGTTGCCGCAGCGTCAAGAAGCAGGACATGGCGCACAACGACTACACGCCGACGATGAGCATTGACCCGCAGACCTACGAGGTGCGCGCCGACGGCCAGCATCTGCACTGCGAGCCAGCGACCGAGCTGCCGATGGCCCAACGGTATTTCCTGTTCTGA
- a CDS encoding urease subunit beta, whose amino-acid sequence MIPGELLIAEGEHELNPGRRLLSLQVSNRGDRPIQVGSHYHFAETNAALDFDRAAARGMRLNIIAGTAVRFEPGQQRSVELVDFAGDRIVHGFRGLVQGSL is encoded by the coding sequence GTGATCCCCGGCGAGCTGCTGATAGCCGAGGGCGAGCACGAGCTGAATCCCGGCCGGCGTTTATTGAGCCTGCAGGTCTCGAACCGCGGCGACCGGCCCATCCAGGTCGGCTCGCACTATCACTTCGCCGAAACCAATGCGGCGCTGGACTTCGACCGCGCCGCCGCGCGCGGCATGCGGCTGAACATCATTGCCGGCACCGCCGTGCGTTTCGAGCCGGGCCAGCAGCGCAGCGTCGAGCTGGTCGATTTCGCGGGCGACCGCATCGTCCATGGCTTTCGCGGCCTCGTTCAAGGGAGCTTGTAA
- the ureE gene encoding urease accessory protein UreE, producing MIHKCLAQGAGLAAPLLRRAAVVALDWDLRQRSRFQATDETGRDWGVVLPRGQVVRGGDVLVAEDGTLLRVVAAPQPVMVVTLKEGYPGFDLLRAAYHLGNRHVPLELQPDHLKLEPDTVLADMLRQMGLVVTEAMLGFEPEGGAYSGGGHGHHGHDHSHGEHSHSH from the coding sequence ATGATCCACAAATGCCTGGCCCAGGGTGCCGGCCTGGCCGCGCCACTGCTCAGGCGCGCGGCCGTGGTGGCGCTGGACTGGGACCTGCGCCAGCGCAGCCGCTTCCAGGCGACAGACGAGACCGGCCGCGACTGGGGCGTGGTGCTGCCGCGGGGCCAGGTCGTGCGCGGCGGCGATGTGCTGGTGGCCGAGGACGGCACGCTGTTGCGCGTGGTCGCGGCGCCGCAGCCGGTGATGGTGGTGACGCTGAAGGAGGGCTACCCCGGGTTTGATCTGCTGCGCGCCGCCTACCACCTGGGCAACCGCCATGTGCCGCTGGAACTGCAGCCGGACCATCTGAAGCTGGAGCCCGACACCGTGCTGGCCGACATGCTGCGGCAGATGGGCCTGGTCGTCACCGAGGCGATGCTGGGCTTCGAGCCGGAGGGCGGGGCGTACAGCGGCGGTGGGCATGGCCACCATGGTCACGATCACTCGCACGGCGAACACAGCCACAGCCACTGA
- a CDS encoding urease subunit gamma, protein MDLTPREKDKLLIFTAALLAERRRARGLKLNVPEAIALISAAIMEGARDGKSVAQLMSEGKTVLGRADVMDGVPELVPEIQVEATFPDGTKLVTVHQPII, encoded by the coding sequence ATGGATCTGACCCCCAGAGAAAAAGACAAGCTGCTGATCTTCACCGCAGCCCTGCTGGCCGAGCGCCGCCGCGCGCGCGGCCTGAAGCTCAATGTGCCGGAGGCGATCGCGCTGATCAGCGCCGCCATCATGGAAGGCGCCCGCGATGGCAAATCGGTCGCCCAGCTGATGAGCGAGGGCAAGACGGTGCTGGGCCGCGCCGACGTGATGGACGGCGTGCCCGAGCTGGTGCCCGAAATCCAGGTCGAAGCCACCTTTCCCGACGGCACCAAGCTGGTGACCGTCCATCAGCCCATCATCTGA
- a CDS encoding HupE/UreJ family protein, giving the protein MRHPVPKLVAVSALLLPALAFAHAGHPESGLLAGLAHPFTGLDHLLAIVGVGLWGARCGDSFSQALRLPLLFVGLMLIGALAACSGLQVPALEPLLAGSLLVIGLALGTPRGVPALLAYGLCAMAGALHGAAHGQELLGAGALAGMLVATAAGHAAGLLAGRWLGERSALAWRLLGLMVAGAGAGLLLA; this is encoded by the coding sequence ATGCGACATCCCGTCCCGAAACTTGTGGCCGTCTCGGCCTTGCTGCTACCGGCCCTGGCCTTTGCCCATGCCGGCCACCCCGAGTCGGGCCTGCTGGCCGGCCTGGCGCACCCGTTCACCGGGCTGGACCATTTGCTGGCCATCGTCGGCGTGGGCCTGTGGGGCGCCAGGTGTGGCGACTCCTTCAGCCAGGCGCTGCGGCTGCCGCTGCTGTTCGTCGGCCTGATGCTCATCGGTGCGCTGGCCGCGTGCTCGGGCCTCCAGGTGCCGGCCCTGGAGCCGCTGTTGGCCGGGTCGCTGCTGGTGATAGGCCTGGCCCTGGGCACGCCGCGTGGCGTGCCTGCCCTGCTGGCCTATGGCCTGTGTGCCATGGCAGGCGCCTTGCACGGCGCCGCCCACGGCCAGGAGTTACTGGGCGCTGGTGCGCTGGCGGGCATGCTGGTGGCCACCGCTGCCGGCCATGCCGCCGGTCTGCTGGCCGGGCGTTGGCTCGGCGAGCGCAGTGCGCTGGCCTGGCGCCTGCTGGGCCTGATGGTCGCGGGGGCGGGCGCCGGCCTGTTGCTGGCATGA